GTTTTCAACGTGTTATTATTCCGAAAGCAAATATTGGAGGGTGGAATGGACCATCTGGTGTTGAATTAGTAGGTGTTGAAAATGTATATGAGGCACTTCAAGTTGCCTTAGGGGGATAGAGAATGAATGAAAAAGAAAAAAGAATGTACGAATACACACTAACCGAGATTTTACGGTTTGTAGCACCTGGTACCCCTATTCGAGAAGGTATTGAAAATGTTTTGCGAGCTAAAACTGGAGGCCTTATAGTCGTTGGGTTCGATGAGAAAGTGAAGCAAATTGTCGACGGGGGCTTCTACATCAATACACCTTTTTCAGCAGCTCATTTGTATGAACTCGCTAAAATGGATGGAGCCATTATTTTAAGCGAGACGGGTAATAAGATTTTATACGCGAATGCTCAATTAATGCCAGACCCTAAAACGCCTTCTTCAGAGACTGGAATGCGTCACCGTACGGCTGAGCGTGTAGCGCGTCAAACCGGGAGCTTAGTCATTGCCATTTCTCAAAGGAGGAATGTTATTACTCTTTATTATGGTGAGTTCCATTATGCTCTACGTGATATCGGAGTTATTTTAACGAAAGCGAACCAAGCTTTGCAGACACTTGAGAAATATCATTCGGTGTTGGAGCAGTCCATTGCCCAACATAATGCGTTAGAGTTAGAGGATGCAGTGACGATGGACGATGTGATTCAAGTATTGCATCGTATTGAAATGGTGCTTCGGATTAAAAATGAGATTACCACCTATGTAAATGAGTTAGGAGAAGAAGGACAATTGATTCGTCTTCAAATGAACGAACTTTTATCAAACGTGGAAGAAGAAGCGGCGTTGTTTATTAAAGATTACCATAACGAGTTTACAAAGGAGCCACTTTTAGCTGTTCATCATTTACAGACGTTATCCAACCGTGAATTGTTAGATGATCATGTGTTGTTAAAGTTATTAGGGTATGGCCCGTCTAGTAATTTAAATGCTCATATGACATCGAGAGGGTATAGGTTATTACACAAAATTCATAAGCTTCCTTCTATCGTTATAGAAAATTTAGTCTGTCGTTTTAAAAATTTGAAACAAATCTCAGCTGCATCCGTAGAACAATTAGACGATGTAGATGGAATTGGTGAAATCCGTGCGAAAAAAATTAAAGAAGGGCTAAAGCGGCTTCACGAACAGTATTGTGTCGATAGATATTTATCCTAATGGTCATGCTTTACACCTAGTTTGCATTATGATTACATTTTACAAAAAAATATTTCTTTCTACGTTTGAATTGATATAAAGTGTTTATAATGAATGAAAGGGAGGTGAAGGTATGTTGAAACGTATTGTTCAAGTATTTTTTCTATTCGTTGGAGGTACTTTAGGGGTAATCTTTATACCGCAATTATTATTTGTTTTAAATTTACAACACATACCTTTTATATTAACACCTTATGTTTGTGCATTGTTAGGAGCGATTATTTTTTATGTAGCCACATTTTGGCTTGTGGATACAGTCGTTAATTCCATTAAAATCGTGGAAGAGAAGCTTGTGAAAGCCCCGGTTACGGACTTATTATTTGGTAGTCTAGGATTAATTTTTGGATTAATTATTGCTTATCTCATTGGTATTTCCCTAAATGCCCTTCCATATCCAATTATAAATAATATCGTACCTATCTTTTTAACGATTTTATTAGGATATTTAGGTTTTCAAATTGGTAATAAAAAGCGCGATGAATTGATTAGTTTATTTTCGATTTCGGGAAAAATGGGAAAACGTAAAAACAATACGGACAATGAAGACGAAGTAGAGGATAAGAAAAGTCTTAAAATATTAGACACTAGTGTTATTATAGATGGTAGGATTGCAGACATATGTCAAACAGGGTTTTTAGATGGAACCATCATTATTCCTCAGTTCGTTCTAGAAGAGCTACAACATATTGCTGACTCCTCCGATGTGTTAAAACGTAATCGAGGGAGACGGGGACTTGACATATTGAATCGTATTCAAAAAG
This genomic window from Bacillus kexueae contains:
- the disA gene encoding DNA integrity scanning diadenylate cyclase DisA, whose product is MNEKEKRMYEYTLTEILRFVAPGTPIREGIENVLRAKTGGLIVVGFDEKVKQIVDGGFYINTPFSAAHLYELAKMDGAIILSETGNKILYANAQLMPDPKTPSSETGMRHRTAERVARQTGSLVIAISQRRNVITLYYGEFHYALRDIGVILTKANQALQTLEKYHSVLEQSIAQHNALELEDAVTMDDVIQVLHRIEMVLRIKNEITTYVNELGEEGQLIRLQMNELLSNVEEEAALFIKDYHNEFTKEPLLAVHHLQTLSNRELLDDHVLLKLLGYGPSSNLNAHMTSRGYRLLHKIHKLPSIVIENLVCRFKNLKQISAASVEQLDDVDGIGEIRAKKIKEGLKRLHEQYCVDRYLS
- a CDS encoding PIN/TRAM domain-containing protein, producing MLKRIVQVFFLFVGGTLGVIFIPQLLFVLNLQHIPFILTPYVCALLGAIIFYVATFWLVDTVVNSIKIVEEKLVKAPVTDLLFGSLGLIFGLIIAYLIGISLNALPYPIINNIVPIFLTILLGYLGFQIGNKKRDELISLFSISGKMGKRKNNTDNEDEVEDKKSLKILDTSVIIDGRIADICQTGFLDGTIIIPQFVLEELQHIADSSDVLKRNRGRRGLDILNRIQKEIDIKVEIYEGDFEDIQEVDSKLVKLAKLISGIVVTNDFNLNKVCELQGVQVLNINDLANAVKPIVLPGEELNVQVIKDGKEHNQGVAYLDDGTMIVVEDGRDYIGKHIDVLVTSVLQTSAGRMIFAKPKLLEKAL